One genomic region from Oscillospiraceae bacterium encodes:
- a CDS encoding energy-coupling factor transporter ATPase encodes MDALLNFQDVTFAYAPDAPPVLDGVSLTVGRGEFVAVVGHNGSGKSTLAKHCNAVLIPTAGRVTVEGRDTRDETQTLAIRQTVGMVFQNPDNQIVATTVEEDVAFALENLGVPSEEIVRRVGDALKEVGMEGYREYAPHRLSGGQKQRVAIAGVIAMRPRCLVLDEPTAMLDPVGRREVIETIRRLCREHGIAVVLITHHMSEAALAGRVVVMDGGRVLLDGSPRDIFSCPGALAQVGLSVPQTVALAEALKAQGLDLPPGLLDVDACAGAIFRALTAPGR; translated from the coding sequence ATGGATGCCTTGCTGAATTTTCAAGATGTGACGTTCGCCTATGCGCCGGACGCGCCGCCCGTGCTGGACGGTGTGTCGCTGACTGTTGGGCGGGGGGAGTTTGTCGCGGTGGTGGGGCACAATGGCTCCGGCAAGTCGACGCTCGCCAAGCACTGCAACGCCGTACTCATCCCGACCGCCGGCCGGGTGACCGTGGAGGGCCGGGACACGAGGGACGAGACGCAGACACTGGCGATCCGCCAGACGGTGGGTATGGTGTTCCAAAATCCGGACAACCAGATTGTGGCCACCACCGTCGAGGAGGATGTGGCCTTCGCGCTGGAGAATCTGGGCGTGCCCTCCGAGGAGATTGTGCGGCGCGTGGGAGACGCCCTTAAAGAGGTCGGCATGGAGGGGTACCGCGAATACGCGCCCCATCGCCTGTCGGGGGGACAGAAACAGCGCGTCGCCATCGCCGGCGTCATCGCGATGCGGCCGCGCTGCCTGGTTCTCGACGAGCCGACCGCCATGCTCGACCCTGTCGGGCGGCGGGAGGTGATAGAGACGATCCGGCGGCTGTGCCGGGAGCACGGCATCGCCGTCGTATTGATTACGCACCACATGAGCGAGGCGGCGCTGGCCGGCCGCGTGGTCGTCATGGACGGCGGCCGCGTGCTTCTGGACGGGTCTCCGCGCGACATCTTCAGCTGTCCCGGCGCACTCGCACAGGTGGGGCTCTCCGTACCACAGACGGTGGCGCTGGCCGAGGCTCTGAAAGCCCAAGGCCTGGACCTTCCGCCGGGACTCCTGGACGTAGACGCCTGCGCCGGAGCCATCTTCCGCGCACTCACAGCGCCGGGGAGATGA
- a CDS encoding class I SAM-dependent methyltransferase: protein MWVADKWRDYELLDCTHGERLERWGAFHLVRPDPQVIWDTPRTHPAWARADARYRREGGGGHWEVHDLPSHWDIAYGDYRFRVRPMNFKHTGLFPEQAVNWHFLRARIAKARQAVRVLNLFAYTGGATVAAAGAGAEVCHVDAARGMVAWARENAAVSGLADRPVRWIVDDCRAFVQREIRRGRRYDALILDPPSYGRGPSGEVWKLEESLFDFLTLCAGVLSDAPLFVLLNAYTTGLAPGALSYLLNSTMTARFGGAAEADELGLPVTRTGWILPCGATGRWMPC, encoded by the coding sequence ATGTGGGTGGCTGACAAATGGCGGGACTACGAACTGTTGGACTGTACGCACGGGGAGCGGCTCGAACGCTGGGGTGCGTTTCACCTCGTACGCCCTGACCCCCAGGTGATCTGGGACACGCCGCGCACACACCCCGCCTGGGCGCGTGCGGACGCCCGCTACCGCCGTGAGGGCGGCGGCGGGCACTGGGAGGTGCACGACCTGCCGTCCCACTGGGACATCGCCTATGGAGACTATCGCTTCCGCGTGCGGCCGATGAACTTCAAGCACACGGGGCTTTTCCCGGAGCAGGCGGTAAACTGGCACTTCCTCCGCGCCCGCATCGCGAAGGCGAGGCAGGCCGTCCGCGTGCTGAATCTCTTTGCCTACACCGGCGGCGCGACCGTCGCCGCCGCCGGGGCGGGCGCCGAGGTCTGTCATGTGGACGCGGCGCGGGGCATGGTGGCTTGGGCCCGTGAGAACGCGGCGGTCTCCGGTCTTGCCGACCGGCCTGTCCGCTGGATTGTAGACGACTGCCGCGCCTTTGTTCAGCGGGAGATCCGGCGCGGCCGGCGCTACGACGCGCTGATTTTGGACCCGCCCTCTTACGGGCGGGGGCCGTCGGGCGAGGTGTGGAAATTGGAGGAAAGCCTGTTCGACTTTCTGACGCTATGCGCCGGCGTTCTCTCGGACGCGCCGCTGTTTGTCCTGCTGAACGCCTACACCACGGGTCTGGCGCCCGGCGCGCTTTCGTACTTGCTGAACAGCACGATGACCGCCCGTTTCGGCGGCGCGGCCGAGGCGGATGAACTCGGCCTGCCGGTGACCCGGACCGGGTGGATTTTACCATGTGGAGCGACCGGACGATGGATGCCTTGCTGA